A part of Peromyscus maniculatus bairdii isolate BWxNUB_F1_BW_parent chromosome 10, HU_Pman_BW_mat_3.1, whole genome shotgun sequence genomic DNA contains:
- the Fam53a gene encoding protein FAM53A isoform X2 — MGSFLDFRESTGPPAAPPTKRHCRSLSEPEELARCRSPWRPGNSRVWTPISKRRCNSGGSATLQSCSGLGNPTLQASRGPGLPRSPVSPAGPTSPMTPRPASASSGFVDGSEGNTSSGPPWLSAGPCPFSSRRRLSLSQEHLVDASTCLPSASSTPTSTPELGRHHGLLRCRSQPCVLDGRRVRRKRRREEDARWTRPSLDFLKMTRTLKNSKSLCSLDYEDDEDDTQAKTVVSSPCTSQGLVDIITPGSSPRIPRPGPTSPSAWASGEPEASTGEGGSSGEPSDWDSAEEEGVFPLDHSDLDLEQIENN, encoded by the exons ATGGGCAGCTTCTTGGACTTCCGTGAGAGCACAGGGCCACCTGCAGCACCACCGACCAAGCGACACTGCCGGTCCCTGTCAGAACCAGAGGAGCTGGCTCGATGCCGCTCCCCATGGCGCCCTGGTAACTCCAGGGTGTGGACCCCCATCTCTAAGAGGAGATGCAACAGTGGTGGGAGTGCCACACTGCAGAGCTGCAGTGGCCTCGGGAACCCTACCCTGCAGGCAAGTCGAGGCCCAGGCCTACCCAGGAGTCCTGTGTCACCTGCTGGCCCCACCTCACCGATGACACCCCGGCCAGCTTCAGCCAGCAGTGGCTTTGTGGATGGCAGTGAGGGCAATACAAGCTCAGGTCCACCTTGGCTTTCTGCAGGACCCTGTCCGTTTTCCTCCAGGCGCCGACTGTCTCTCTCACAAGAGCACCTTGTAGATGCAAGCACTTGCCTGCCTTCAGCCAGCAGCACCCCCACATCCACACCGGAGCTAGGCCGACACCATGGCCTGCTCCGGTGCCGGTCACAGCCTTGCGTATTGGATGGGAGGAGGGTCCGGCGCAAGCGGAGACGGGAGGAGGATGCCAGGTGGACGCGCCCATCCTTGGACTTTCTGAAAATGACACGG ACTTTAAAGAACTCAAAGAGCCTTTGCTCCCTGGACTATGAAGATGATGAGGACGACACCCAGGCGAAGACTGTTGTGTCCTCCCCATGTACCTCTCAGGGCCTTGTGGacatcatcacacctggctctagCCCAAGGATTCCCAGGCCCGGCCCTACCAGCCCCAGTGCCTGGGCTTCGGGGGAGCCAGAGGCCAGCACAGGAGAGGGTGGGAGCAGTGGGGAACCCAGTGACTGGGACAGTGCAGAAGAGGAGGGCGTCTTCCCCCTGGACCACAGTGACCTGGACCTGGAGCAGATCGAGAACAACTGA
- the Fam53a gene encoding protein FAM53A isoform X1 gives MVTLITEKLQNQSLDDLTRRAREAGPYSAEKLNKSGHLFPLEIGVDKSPWKALHGGWPIGSQVASGPFPLGPLGVSHTEGLKWQLASPGSTEMGSFLDFRESTGPPAAPPTKRHCRSLSEPEELARCRSPWRPGNSRVWTPISKRRCNSGGSATLQSCSGLGNPTLQASRGPGLPRSPVSPAGPTSPMTPRPASASSGFVDGSEGNTSSGPPWLSAGPCPFSSRRRLSLSQEHLVDASTCLPSASSTPTSTPELGRHHGLLRCRSQPCVLDGRRVRRKRRREEDARWTRPSLDFLKMTRTLKNSKSLCSLDYEDDEDDTQAKTVVSSPCTSQGLVDIITPGSSPRIPRPGPTSPSAWASGEPEASTGEGGSSGEPSDWDSAEEEGVFPLDHSDLDLEQIENN, from the exons TATTCTGCTGAGAAACTGAACAAAAGTGGCCATTTGTTCCCTTTGGAGATTGGCG TGGACAAAAGTCCCTGGAAGGCCTTACATGGAGGATGGCCCATTGGGAGCCAGGTGGCCTCAGGCCCCTTCCCACTGGGCCCACTTGGTGTGTCTCACACCGAAGGTCTCAaatggcagctggcatctccagGGTCTACGGAAATGGGCAGCTTCTTGGACTTCCGTGAGAGCACAGGGCCACCTGCAGCACCACCGACCAAGCGACACTGCCGGTCCCTGTCAGAACCAGAGGAGCTGGCTCGATGCCGCTCCCCATGGCGCCCTGGTAACTCCAGGGTGTGGACCCCCATCTCTAAGAGGAGATGCAACAGTGGTGGGAGTGCCACACTGCAGAGCTGCAGTGGCCTCGGGAACCCTACCCTGCAGGCAAGTCGAGGCCCAGGCCTACCCAGGAGTCCTGTGTCACCTGCTGGCCCCACCTCACCGATGACACCCCGGCCAGCTTCAGCCAGCAGTGGCTTTGTGGATGGCAGTGAGGGCAATACAAGCTCAGGTCCACCTTGGCTTTCTGCAGGACCCTGTCCGTTTTCCTCCAGGCGCCGACTGTCTCTCTCACAAGAGCACCTTGTAGATGCAAGCACTTGCCTGCCTTCAGCCAGCAGCACCCCCACATCCACACCGGAGCTAGGCCGACACCATGGCCTGCTCCGGTGCCGGTCACAGCCTTGCGTATTGGATGGGAGGAGGGTCCGGCGCAAGCGGAGACGGGAGGAGGATGCCAGGTGGACGCGCCCATCCTTGGACTTTCTGAAAATGACACGG ACTTTAAAGAACTCAAAGAGCCTTTGCTCCCTGGACTATGAAGATGATGAGGACGACACCCAGGCGAAGACTGTTGTGTCCTCCCCATGTACCTCTCAGGGCCTTGTGGacatcatcacacctggctctagCCCAAGGATTCCCAGGCCCGGCCCTACCAGCCCCAGTGCCTGGGCTTCGGGGGAGCCAGAGGCCAGCACAGGAGAGGGTGGGAGCAGTGGGGAACCCAGTGACTGGGACAGTGCAGAAGAGGAGGGCGTCTTCCCCCTGGACCACAGTGACCTGGACCTGGAGCAGATCGAGAACAACTGA